The following are from one region of the Erwinia billingiae Eb661 genome:
- a CDS encoding DEAD/DEAH box helicase, with amino-acid sequence MSFTLRPYQQEAVDATLSYFRRSHQPAVIVLPTGAGKSLVIAELARLAKGRVLVLAHVKELVAQNHSKYQAYGLEADIFAAGLQRKESRSKVVFGSVQSVARNLAQFDAEFTLLIVDECHRISDADDSQYQQILAHLRQRNPHLRLLGLTATPYRLGKGWIYQFHYHGMVRGNERALFRDCIYELPLRYMIKHGFLVPPERLDMPVVQYDFSRLTANENGLFSEADLNRELKQQQRITPHIIQQIVEFAQDRQGVMIFASTVEHAKEVLGLLPGSKALISAGTPGPERDALITAFKARELRYMVNVAVLTTGFDAPHVDLIAILRPTESVSLYQQIVGRGLRLSPGKTDCLILDYAGNPHDIFTPEVGAPKGKSDNQPVQVFCPACGFANTFWGKTTADGTIIEHFGRRCQGVLEDDDGEREQCDFRFRFKSCPHCNAENDIAARRCHQCDAILVDPDDMLKAALKLKDALVLRCAAMVLESGADEKGEWLKARYYDEEATEVSERFRLTTPAQRTAFEQIFLRPHQRAPGVPLGWKTAADIVALQPLLRQPDFVVARKQRHYWQIREKMFDYQGRYRRANELR; translated from the coding sequence ATGTCGTTTACCCTACGCCCTTATCAACAGGAAGCGGTTGATGCCACGCTCAGCTACTTCCGTCGCTCCCATCAGCCCGCCGTTATCGTGCTGCCTACCGGTGCGGGCAAAAGTCTGGTGATTGCTGAACTTGCCCGTCTGGCAAAAGGTCGGGTGTTGGTCCTCGCGCATGTGAAAGAGCTGGTGGCGCAAAATCACAGCAAATATCAGGCTTACGGTCTGGAAGCCGATATCTTTGCCGCCGGGCTGCAACGCAAAGAGAGCCGCAGCAAAGTGGTCTTTGGCAGCGTGCAGTCCGTGGCACGCAATCTGGCGCAGTTCGATGCGGAATTCACCCTGCTGATCGTCGATGAATGTCACCGCATCAGCGATGCCGACGACAGCCAGTATCAGCAAATCCTCGCGCATCTGCGCCAGCGCAATCCTCACCTTCGTCTGCTGGGCCTGACCGCCACGCCCTACAGGCTCGGCAAAGGCTGGATTTACCAGTTCCATTACCACGGTATGGTGCGCGGCAACGAACGCGCGCTGTTCCGCGACTGCATCTATGAACTGCCGCTGCGCTATATGATTAAGCATGGCTTTCTGGTGCCGCCTGAACGGCTGGATATGCCGGTGGTGCAATACGATTTCAGCCGTCTGACCGCTAACGAGAATGGCCTGTTCAGCGAAGCCGATCTCAACCGGGAACTGAAGCAGCAACAGCGCATCACCCCGCATATCATTCAGCAGATCGTCGAGTTCGCGCAGGATCGCCAGGGCGTAATGATTTTTGCCTCAACGGTTGAACATGCGAAAGAGGTACTGGGCCTGCTGCCCGGCAGTAAAGCGCTGATCAGCGCCGGAACGCCCGGCCCCGAGCGCGATGCGCTGATTACCGCATTTAAAGCCCGCGAACTACGTTATATGGTCAACGTTGCGGTGCTGACCACCGGTTTCGATGCCCCGCATGTCGATCTGATCGCCATCCTGCGGCCGACGGAATCGGTCAGCCTCTATCAGCAAATCGTCGGACGGGGATTGCGCCTGTCCCCAGGAAAAACCGACTGCCTGATCCTCGATTATGCCGGCAATCCCCACGATATTTTCACCCCGGAAGTCGGCGCGCCGAAAGGCAAAAGCGATAACCAGCCGGTGCAGGTGTTTTGCCCTGCCTGCGGCTTTGCCAATACCTTCTGGGGAAAAACCACCGCCGATGGCACCATCATCGAGCATTTTGGCCGCCGCTGTCAGGGCGTGCTGGAAGACGATGACGGCGAACGCGAACAGTGCGATTTCCGCTTCCGCTTTAAAAGCTGCCCGCACTGTAATGCCGAAAACGATATTGCCGCGCGAAGATGTCACCAGTGTGACGCGATCCTCGTCGATCCCGACGATATGCTGAAGGCGGCGCTGAAACTGAAGGATGCGCTGGTGCTGCGGTGTGCCGCGATGGTGCTGGAAAGCGGTGCTGATGAGAAGGGAGAATGGCTGAAGGCGCGCTATTACGATGAAGAGGCAACGGAAGTCAGCGAGCGGTTCCGACTCACCACGCCGGCGCAACGAACCGCCTTCGAGCAGATTTTCCTGCGTCCGCATCAGCGTGCACCGGGCGTGCCGCTCGGCTGGAAAACCGCTGCGGATATCGTCGCCCTGCAGCCGCTGCTGCGCCAGCCGGACTTTGTGGTGGCCCGCAAGCAGCGTCATTACTGGCAGATCCGTGAGAAGATGTTCGATTATCAGGGCCGCTACCGCCGCGCCAACGAACTTCGTTAA
- the rplY gene encoding 50S ribosomal protein L25: MFTINVEERKEQGKGASRRLRLANKFPAIIYGGEVAPIAIELDHDSVMNIQAKPGFYTDVLTLVVNGKEEKVKVQAVQRHPFKPKLHHIDFVRA; the protein is encoded by the coding sequence ATGTTCACTATCAATGTTGAAGAACGTAAAGAGCAGGGCAAGGGTGCGAGCCGCCGCCTGCGTTTAGCTAACAAATTCCCAGCCATCATCTATGGCGGTGAAGTTGCACCAATAGCTATCGAACTGGATCACGACTCAGTAATGAACATCCAGGCTAAGCCTGGTTTCTACACTGACGTTCTGACCCTGGTCGTCAACGGTAAAGAAGAAAAAGTAAAAGTGCAGGCTGTTCAGCGTCACCCGTTCAAGCCAAAACTGCACCACATCGACTTCGTTCGCGCTTAA